A DNA window from Romeriopsis navalis LEGE 11480 contains the following coding sequences:
- a CDS encoding tetratricopeptide repeat protein: MGSQPIKLSLCMIVKDEAENLPKCLESVRNVVDEIIVLDTGSSDDTIAVAELFGAHVHQMPWPHDFSIARNQALQHTTGDWVLVLDADEVLQPEIIPSLQGAIQHEQILVINLIRHEVGAAQSPYSLVSRLFRRHPAIQFSRPYHAMIDDSVEALVKAEPHWQIAQLEGIAIAHTGYQADVIQQQDKFTKARSMMESFLAQHPDDPYVCSKLGALYIQMGDRDTGIQLLQRGLNVKNNDPATTYELNYHLGSVYAAAQENNQAAHYYQQAIRQPIDAKLKLGAMHNLASLMQNSGELVMAEGLYQQVLQIDPTLVVGHYNLGMTLKHMSRFTEAITHYQQAIQLQPDYAAAHQNLGVVLIKVGKVPEAIAAFQQAIHCYEQQQQLETAEQLRQNLAAMGFQLT; this comes from the coding sequence ATGGGATCGCAGCCGATCAAGCTCAGCTTATGTATGATCGTGAAAGACGAAGCTGAGAATTTACCAAAATGTCTGGAAAGCGTCCGCAATGTCGTCGATGAGATTATCGTGCTGGACACTGGCTCAAGCGATGACACGATCGCCGTTGCAGAGTTGTTTGGGGCACATGTCCACCAAATGCCCTGGCCCCATGATTTTTCGATCGCCCGCAACCAAGCACTACAGCATACGACAGGCGACTGGGTGCTGGTTCTTGATGCCGATGAAGTCCTGCAACCCGAGATTATTCCCAGCCTCCAAGGTGCGATTCAGCACGAGCAAATCCTCGTAATTAATTTGATTCGCCATGAAGTGGGTGCGGCCCAATCCCCCTACTCATTAGTTTCACGTTTGTTTCGACGCCATCCCGCCATTCAGTTTTCGCGCCCGTACCACGCGATGATCGACGATAGCGTTGAGGCGTTGGTTAAAGCCGAACCCCACTGGCAAATTGCCCAGCTCGAAGGGATCGCGATCGCCCATACCGGCTATCAGGCTGACGTCATTCAGCAACAAGATAAATTTACCAAAGCGCGATCGATGATGGAGTCATTCCTGGCCCAGCATCCCGATGACCCCTACGTCTGTAGTAAACTCGGTGCCCTCTATATTCAGATGGGCGATCGCGATACCGGCATCCAATTGCTCCAACGCGGACTCAATGTTAAGAATAACGACCCCGCCACCACCTATGAGTTGAACTATCACTTAGGGTCGGTCTATGCCGCTGCCCAGGAAAACAACCAAGCGGCGCACTATTACCAACAGGCGATTCGTCAACCGATCGATGCCAAACTCAAGCTCGGCGCCATGCATAATCTCGCTTCGCTTATGCAAAACAGCGGCGAACTGGTGATGGCGGAAGGGCTCTATCAACAGGTGTTGCAAATTGACCCGACCTTGGTCGTCGGACATTACAACCTCGGCATGACGCTTAAACATATGAGCCGCTTTACCGAAGCCATCACCCACTACCAACAAGCCATTCAACTCCAACCCGACTATGCCGCCGCACATCAAAACCTCGGCGTCGTCTTGATCAAAGTGGGGAAAGTCCCCGAAGCGATCGCTGCCTTCCAACAAGCGATCCACTGCTACGAGCAACAACAACAACTGGAAACGGCTGAGCAGCTCCGCCAAAACCTCGCCGCTATGGGCTTTCAACTGACGTAG